A window from Pyrococcus yayanosii CH1 encodes these proteins:
- a CDS encoding UPF0147 family protein, whose amino-acid sequence MSDVEERINQIIQVLRDQVVQDTVVPRNIRRAAEQAIEALMDRSKEPAVRAADAIAILEEISEDPNMPLHTRTIIWEVLGALEQIK is encoded by the coding sequence ATGAGCGACGTCGAAGAGAGGATTAACCAGATAATTCAGGTTCTCCGCGACCAGGTCGTTCAGGACACCGTCGTTCCCAGGAACATAAGGAGGGCCGCTGAGCAGGCGATAGAGGCCCTCATGGATAGGAGTAAGGAGCCCGCCGTCAGGGCGGCCGACGCTATAGCGATACTTGAGGAGATAAGTGAGGATCCGAACATGCCTCTCCACACCAGGACGATAATCTGGGAGGTTCTCGGTGCCCTCGAGCAGATAAAGTGA